The nucleotide sequence CCAGCATCCCCGCGTCGAAGTGGCCCGTGCGGTCCCAGGCATACCGAGCCATGAAGGAGTAGAAGCCGGTGTCCACCAGCGTTGTCGGCAGCGGAGCCCACCGGGCCCGCTTGGCGTGGGGCCTCTCGGCGCGCAGCACCAAGAAGGCACCGAGGGCGAACACCGCATAGGCGCCGAAGAACAGCAGGCGCTTCAGGTCCAGGTCCAGGTCCAGCCTGGAGGGGTCCGGGCTCACCTTCGCGAGGCCGCCCTGGCTGACAAATATCAGGCACAACACCGTCAGGCGGACGACGGACACGCGGCGCTCGCCTCGGAGCGAACTGTCCGCCAGCACCATCTCCTCGTTGGCCCGAGCCAGCGCGAAGCGCGCCACCGTGGTGTCCCGGCCCTGGCCCTTGTCGCGTCGGCGCATGGTGACGTGTTCCTCCGGGTTCGTCCGAGGTAGGGGCTTCAGTGGAAGCGAAGCGCGCCGGTGGCCCGCAGCTCGCCCACGGGCTCGCCTCGGGTGGTGCGCAGCACCGGCTCCGCATGTTGCCTCAACTCCGAGATGGGCAGCGAGAGCCCCCGCCGCTCGCCTACCTGCCGGAGCACCGAGAGCAGCGCGGGAGGCGAGCAGCGCATGTCCCCGTCCTCGACCTTCAGCGCCACACCCAGCCCCAGCGCCGGCAGCGCCGCGCAGTAGATGCCCTCCGCCCCCACCTTGGCCACCACCGCGCCCCGCGCCGCCGACATGATGTCCGTGCAGGGCCGTCCCGTGCCCGCCACCAGCTCCGGGTGCGCCACCATGGCCTCGCGCAGCCGCCGCGCCGCCGGCTCCGACGAGGCGCCGAAGCGCGCATAGGAGGTGGCCATGGCGCGCAGGGACAGGCCGAAGCACACCGCCGTGTACCCGTCCACGCCCAGGCGCAGCGCGTCGCGCGACTGCCCCGTCCAGCGCATCACCTCCGCGAGGGCGCGCTCCTGCACGGGGTGGCCGGCGCGCTCGTAACCCTGGGTGGGCCAGCCGTGGTGGCGCGCGAGCGCGAGCATGCCGGCGTGCTTGCCCGAGCAGTTGCTCCAGCGTGGGGTGATGACGACACCCGCGCGCAGCGCCTCGTCCGCCACCGCCTGGGACAGCGGCGGATGCGGGCCACAGGCCAACTGGTGCTCCTCACAGCCACAGGCGCGCAGCATGGACGCGGCCAGCGCCCGGTGCACCGGCTCGCTGGAGTGCGAACCACACGCCAGCGCCAGCTCGCGCGAGCCGAAGCCGTAGCGCTGCGCCACGCCGTCCTGCACGAGCGGCATCGCCTGGAAGGGCTTGGCGGCCGAGCGCCAGTAGGTGAAGCGCTCCGGGTCCCCGGCTTGCGCGACGAGCGCGCCCTCCGTGTCCACCACGGCAACGGACACGGCATGGACGGACTCGACGAGGCCCGAGCGGGTGGTCTCGATGGTGAGCGTCGACATGGCAGGGCGCCATAGCAGGACCGGCGCCGCTTTGCGCGGCCCCCTCCCACGCCCGGACAGTCCGCCTGTCTGCCCTGGCCCAGGGGATAAGTGGCTGGCGCTGGCGCACGGCGCCGGCTTGCTGTTGAAGTCGCGCCCCCCTGACGCGGGACGTCCGAGCCCGCCCCGCTGGAGAAAGCCGCCGTGCTCCGCCTCTTCGTCCCGTTGCCCGACCCCGCCCCCACCGACGTGGACCTGACCGGAGAACGCCGCCACTACCTCCTCCATGTCCTGCGGCTGGCGCCAGGCGACGCGCTGGAGGTCTTCGACGGCCAGGGCCGCGCCTTCGAGGCCCGTGTCGCGAGCGTGGGCGAGGAGGCCGTGCGCGTGTCGCTCGGCACCGCGCGCGTGGCCCCTCCGCGCCGCGCGGTGGGCGTGCTGCAGGGACTGCCCAAGGGAGACAAGCTGGAGCTGGTGCTGCAGAAGGGCACGGAGCTGGGCGCCACCGCGTTCTATCCGGTGGCCACCGCGCGCAGCGTGGTGAAGCTGGAGCCGAAGCGCGCCGAGGAGCGCACCGCGCGCTGGACGAAGATTGTCGAGGAGGCCTCGCGTCAGTGCCGCCGTGACGACGTGCCCCGCGTGGAGACCCCGCGTGCGCTGCTGGACGCGGCGCGCGCGCTGCCCCCCGGCACGGTGCTGCTGGTGCTCGACGAGGAGGAGTCCGCCGTGCCGCTGGGCGAGGCCTTCCGCGCCGCGGGCCCGGGCACGCCGGTGGCGCTGGTGGTGGGCCCCGAGGGAGGGCTCGCTCGCGAGGAAGTCGAAGAGCTCCGGAAAATCGGTGCGCGCAACGTCACCCTGGGCAAGCGCATTCTCCGTACGGAGACGGCGGCGCTGGCGGCCCTTGCGGTGATGATGCACCTGGACGGGGAACTCGGGTAGCAGGCGGTCAGGCGTACGCCCGGGCTGAGCGGGTTCCCAATGTTGGATGGTGATTCCTAGGTTTCTGCCGTCCGGGACCTCATGCGGTCCCTCAACCTAGGAGAGACACTCATGGGGATCATCGCATTCATCGTCATCGGCCTCATCGCGGGTCTCATCGCCCGCGCCATCCTTCCGGGACGGCAGAGCATGGGTCTGGTGGCCACGACGCTGCTGGGCATGGTCGGTTCTCTCGTCGGCGGTCTGATTGGCTCGCTCTTCCAGCGGGACGGGCGGCTCTTCGACCTCCATCCGGCGGGCATCATCATGTCGGTGATTGGCGCCATCGCCGTACTCTTGTTGGTCGGGGCAGCGGGACGTCGGCGCGTCCATGCCTAGGGGTGAATGCCCCCACACGGAACGTCCCCAAGGGGACGTGCTGAGCCAGCGGTTGACGAGCCCCTGACGGTTCCCCAAGCAAGGAACCTCGGGGGCTCGCACTTTTCTTGCTCCCCGCTCATGGACGTCTTTTCATGTAGCGCCGTCCAAGCCGGAGGAGTCCCGTTGTCCAAGTGCCTGAAGTGCGGTGCCATGCTTCCGCCCGTGGGGGATTGCTCCTCCTGCGCCAGTACCCTGCACGACACCCCGGTGCCGAGCCTGCTCGACCGGGACATCCGGATTGACCGTCGCACGGCCGAGCGCGCCGCGGAGCCAGCCTTCGTCGAGGCCGCGCATGCGCCTCCGTCGGTGGCCCCGCTCGCCGCGCCGCTGCCGCCTCCCGCCGCGCCGCGTGCCGCCGCACCCCAGGCCGCCCCCCCGGGTGTCGCCGCGCCGCGCATGCCCGCGCAGCCCCCGGGCGTGGCCGCTCCTCGCGCGGCGCCTCCGGCCGCCGCTCCCCGCATGGCCCCCGCGCAGCCTCCGCCTCCCGGTGTTGCTCCGCGCGTGGCGCCCGTGCAGGTCGCGCAGCCTCCCGCGGCTCCGCGAGCGGCGCAGCCTCCGGCCGCGTTCTCTCCGATGACTCCCGCCTATGGCACGCCCACGGCTCCGGCACCTCGCGCTCAGGCGCCGATGCCCGAGGCGGCCGCGGCCCCTGCGCCCGCTCCGGCGGGGCTGCCTCGGATGGAGTCCGCGGCGCCGGCTCCGTCGGGTCTGCCGCGCATGGAGTCCCTGCCGCCGACACCCGCCGCCACCGCCAACATCGGCATCGCGCGCGCCGAGGCGATCCGCGCTCCGCCCTCCGCGGCGACGGCGAAGCCCCAGCCCGCCTCCAGCAAGGGCGAGGTGCACGCGCGTCCGGCCTCGCTGTGGCGCCGGCTGCTGTCGTTCACCATCGACACGGCGGCCATCGCTGGCGTGGCCGCGCTCTACATCACCCTCGCCTCGTCGGTGACGGGG is from Pyxidicoccus trucidator and encodes:
- a CDS encoding RDD family protein — protein: MLPPVGDCSSCASTLHDTPVPSLLDRDIRIDRRTAERAAEPAFVEAAHAPPSVAPLAAPLPPPAAPRAAAPQAAPPGVAAPRMPAQPPGVAAPRAAPPAAAPRMAPAQPPPPGVAPRVAPVQVAQPPAAPRAAQPPAAFSPMTPAYGTPTAPAPRAQAPMPEAAAAPAPAPAGLPRMESAAPAPSGLPRMESLPPTPAATANIGIARAEAIRAPPSAATAKPQPASSKGEVHARPASLWRRLLSFTIDTAAIAGVAALYITLASSVTGTKAPEAGLTGLDAFVGWLRALHTVLLPGFFLVLVLAVVYCAVAAFLWNGRTLGRLLLGLRLVDTHGLAPAPGRAIVRAMLSSLSFVLFLGGFWMALFDRRGQTLHDKLTSTFVVQPS
- a CDS encoding 16S rRNA (uracil(1498)-N(3))-methyltransferase; this translates as MLRLFVPLPDPAPTDVDLTGERRHYLLHVLRLAPGDALEVFDGQGRAFEARVASVGEEAVRVSLGTARVAPPRRAVGVLQGLPKGDKLELVLQKGTELGATAFYPVATARSVVKLEPKRAEERTARWTKIVEEASRQCRRDDVPRVETPRALLDAARALPPGTVLLVLDEEESAVPLGEAFRAAGPGTPVALVVGPEGGLAREEVEELRKIGARNVTLGKRILRTETAALAALAVMMHLDGELG
- a CDS encoding GlsB/YeaQ/YmgE family stress response membrane protein, producing MGIIAFIVIGLIAGLIARAILPGRQSMGLVATTLLGMVGSLVGGLIGSLFQRDGRLFDLHPAGIIMSVIGAIAVLLLVGAAGRRRVHA
- a CDS encoding asparaginase, which codes for MSTLTIETTRSGLVESVHAVSVAVVDTEGALVAQAGDPERFTYWRSAAKPFQAMPLVQDGVAQRYGFGSRELALACGSHSSEPVHRALAASMLRACGCEEHQLACGPHPPLSQAVADEALRAGVVITPRWSNCSGKHAGMLALARHHGWPTQGYERAGHPVQERALAEVMRWTGQSRDALRLGVDGYTAVCFGLSLRAMATSYARFGASSEPAARRLREAMVAHPELVAGTGRPCTDIMSAARGAVVAKVGAEGIYCAALPALGLGVALKVEDGDMRCSPPALLSVLRQVGERRGLSLPISELRQHAEPVLRTTRGEPVGELRATGALRFH